One window from the genome of Methanoculleus sp. 7T encodes:
- a CDS encoding type II toxin-antitoxin system HicB family antitoxin, whose protein sequence is MKYTVVLEPQEEGGFTVQCVEIPGAISQGETREEALANIKEAIELVLDVQRDELHRKISTVRREIAKVDVADVI, encoded by the coding sequence ATGAAGTATACGGTAGTGCTCGAACCGCAGGAAGAGGGTGGATTCACCGTCCAATGCGTCGAGATCCCGGGAGCGATCAGCCAGGGCGAAACGCGGGAAGAAGCACTTGCCAACATCAAAGAAGCAATAGAGCTTGTTCTTGACGTGCAACGGGATGAACTGCACCGGAAGATATCAACCGTCCGCCGCGAGATAGCAAAAGTTGACGTAGCCGATGTCATATAA
- a CDS encoding type II toxin-antitoxin system RelE family toxin, producing MFTVLIEKKAREFLKGLPPKTRRIIVERIQDLADDPFPGGNKEKLECPHPPAVYRLHISRSFTVFYIIEHEESAVKIEKIVTIERAHKEYSRR from the coding sequence GTGTTCACCGTTCTGATCGAGAAAAAGGCACGGGAGTTCTTAAAGGGGCTCCCCCCAAAAACTCGGCGCATCATCGTTGAAAGGATCCAGGATCTCGCGGATGACCCGTTTCCAGGAGGAAACAAGGAAAAACTTGAGTGTCCCCATCCCCCTGCAGTTTATCGCCTCCATATCAGCAGATCCTTCACCGTCTTTTACATCATTGAGCACGAGGAGAGCGCCGTCAAGATCGAGAAGATCGTGACGATCGAGAGGGCCCACAAGGAGTATTCACGCCGGTGA
- a CDS encoding PIN domain-containing protein produces MNDSTCCQRAVTCCHSPLPINPADSSPLPAAKDKPCHVCNRRPTPPVMRGGGGNRYPCYDRLSEAKRPGKVHPLQRPLPSHEIRDRHHVHVWDALLAAIESGIDTIITEEAHLRRIPGITVANPCR; encoded by the coding sequence TTGAATGACAGCACCTGCTGTCAACGTGCTGTCACCTGCTGTCACTCTCCACTCCCGATCAACCCCGCGGACTCCAGCCCCCTCCCGGCGGCAAAGGACAAACCCTGTCACGTCTGCAACCGGCGGCCGACGCCGCCGGTGATGCGGGGCGGCGGCGGGAACAGATACCCCTGTTACGACCGTCTTTCGGAGGCGAAGCGGCCCGGGAAGGTGCACCCCCTCCAGCGGCCGTTGCCCTCCCACGAGATCCGGGACCGCCACCACGTCCACGTCTGGGACGCACTTCTCGCAGCAATCGAGTCCGGCATCGACACTATCATCACGGAGGAGGCACATCTCCGGCGCATCCCCGGGATCACGGTCGCGAACCCCTGCCGGTAG
- a CDS encoding type IV pilin N-terminal domain-containing protein: MVGRDREGGVSEVVGTILMVAMVVILAAIAGSMVFGMELLPEEPKTAVVTATRSGDVITFVNHGGMNMDRASEIRCWIGGVGGANDNFTLDARAGATETYTSKEAVRVVVVGRFVDNESWIVLDKAL; the protein is encoded by the coding sequence ATGGTGGGTAGGGACCGGGAAGGCGGCGTCTCGGAGGTGGTGGGCACGATCCTCATGGTGGCCATGGTGGTCATCCTTGCGGCGATTGCGGGGTCGATGGTCTTCGGGATGGAACTTCTTCCTGAGGAGCCGAAGACTGCCGTGGTGACGGCGACGCGGTCGGGAGATGTGATCACGTTCGTGAACCACGGCGGCATGAACATGGACCGGGCATCCGAGATCCGGTGCTGGATCGGCGGGGTGGGAGGGGCGAACGATAACTTTACACTCGATGCCCGGGCCGGGGCGACTGAGACGTATACCTCGAAGGAGGCGGTCCGGGTTGTGGTTGTCGGGAGGTTTGTCGATAACGAGTCGTGGATAGTGCTCGATAAGGCGCTCTAA